One stretch of Sphingomonas rosea DNA includes these proteins:
- the lipB gene encoding lipoyl(octanoyl) transferase LipB: MHGHDAIEWRISEGLTDYAAALADMEERAAAVVAGEAAERVWLLEHPPLFTAGTSADPAELFNPLNFPVFEAGRGGRYTYHGPGQRVGYLTLDLGQRGKDIRCFVHALEGWVIAALGDLEVEAHRAEGRIGIWTGEGAAEAKIGAIGVRVKRWVTLHGFSINVSPDLAHFGGIVPCGIATHGVTSLAALGNRAGLAEVDAALRANFPQFLAKLG, from the coding sequence ATGCACGGGCATGACGCAATCGAATGGCGGATCAGCGAGGGGCTGACCGATTATGCCGCGGCGCTCGCCGACATGGAGGAGCGGGCGGCGGCAGTGGTCGCGGGCGAGGCGGCCGAGCGGGTGTGGCTGCTCGAGCACCCGCCCCTGTTCACCGCGGGCACCAGTGCCGATCCGGCCGAGCTCTTCAATCCGCTCAATTTTCCGGTGTTCGAGGCGGGGCGCGGCGGGCGCTACACCTATCACGGGCCGGGTCAGCGGGTGGGCTATCTGACGCTCGACCTTGGCCAGCGCGGCAAGGACATCCGCTGCTTCGTCCATGCGCTCGAGGGCTGGGTGATCGCCGCGCTGGGCGACCTCGAGGTCGAAGCGCACCGGGCGGAGGGGCGGATCGGCATCTGGACGGGCGAGGGCGCGGCCGAGGCCAAGATCGGCGCGATCGGCGTCCGGGTGAAGCGCTGGGTGACGCTGCACGGCTTCTCGATCAACGTCTCCCCCGACCTCGCCCACTTCGGCGGAATCGTGCCCTGCGGAATCGCGACGCATGGGGTGACCAGCCTCGCCGCGCTCGGAAACCGGGCCGGACTGGCGGAAGTAGACGCCGCATTGCGCGCCAACTTCCCGCAATTCCTCGCAAAACTCGGCTGA
- the hemF gene encoding oxygen-dependent coproporphyrinogen oxidase: protein MQALDEQQTAARTWFESLRNRICAEFEAIEREAGSDAAFAYTAWDREDPSGEPGGGGVRGLMKGKVFEKVGVNVSTVGGTFSEEFAKAIPGAEDNGRRFFATGISLVAHMANPHVPAVHMNTRFLTTSRRWFGGGADLNPALPRAEDTAAFHAALKAACDAHGADYYERYSKWCEEYFWLPHRQVSRGVGGIFYDRLEGNFEDDFAFTRDVGEAFLAAYPPIVRKRMNEPFTEAEMEQLLVFRGRYAEFNLLYDRGTTFGLKTGGNVDSILMSLPPLAKWN, encoded by the coding sequence ATGCAAGCACTCGACGAGCAACAAACCGCCGCCCGCACCTGGTTCGAATCCCTCCGCAACCGCATCTGTGCCGAGTTCGAGGCGATCGAGCGCGAGGCCGGCTCCGACGCCGCCTTCGCCTACACCGCCTGGGACCGCGAGGACCCGTCGGGCGAGCCCGGCGGCGGCGGAGTCCGGGGCCTGATGAAGGGCAAGGTCTTCGAAAAGGTAGGGGTCAATGTCTCGACCGTCGGCGGCACCTTCAGCGAGGAATTCGCCAAGGCTATCCCCGGCGCCGAGGACAATGGCCGGCGCTTCTTCGCGACCGGAATCAGCCTCGTCGCGCACATGGCCAATCCGCACGTCCCCGCGGTGCACATGAACACGCGGTTCCTGACGACCTCGCGGCGCTGGTTCGGCGGCGGGGCGGACCTCAACCCCGCGCTCCCCAGGGCCGAGGACACGGCGGCGTTCCACGCGGCGCTGAAAGCGGCCTGCGACGCGCATGGGGCAGATTATTACGAGCGCTATTCCAAGTGGTGCGAGGAATATTTCTGGCTTCCTCACCGCCAGGTGTCGCGCGGGGTCGGCGGGATCTTCTACGACCGGCTCGAGGGCAATTTCGAGGATGATTTCGCCTTCACCCGCGATGTCGGCGAGGCGTTCCTCGCGGCCTATCCGCCGATCGTTCGCAAGCGGATGAACGAGCCCTTCACCGAGGCGGAGATGGAGCAGTTGCTCGTCTTCCGCGGGCGCTATGCCGAGTTCAACCTGCTCTACGACCGGGGGACGACCTTCGGGCTCAAGACCGGCGGCAACGTCGATTCGATCCTGATGAGCCTGCCGCCGCTGGCGAAGTGGAACTGA
- a CDS encoding glycerophosphoryl diester phosphodiesterase membrane domain-containing protein: MKLSIGKAWDETKAIVARDGNALVTIALALLVLPGTIMETVAPSSVQRTEPGLVITLLNLAALLFSLAGQIAISRIALGPSTVGEALGTAFRRMPALFGALIVLVIPFVLLASLLVMATGASNDVTKLPPAASLGISVLMLAFLYFLIRLLFLTPLAADGRTPFRRMLPEAWALSRGRWARLFGLILLLALVGLIVLFGLAGALSAVILLVAGPIEPMNLSAVLVALVQQTLGAIVSMFFAVLVARLYVQARDGDRHVSVPDAGHQ; this comes from the coding sequence ATGAAGCTGTCGATCGGCAAGGCCTGGGACGAGACGAAGGCGATTGTCGCGCGCGACGGCAATGCGCTGGTCACGATCGCGCTCGCGCTGCTGGTGCTCCCGGGCACGATCATGGAGACGGTCGCGCCGAGCAGTGTCCAGCGGACCGAGCCGGGCCTCGTCATCACCCTGCTCAATCTCGCCGCGCTGCTGTTCAGCCTCGCCGGGCAGATCGCGATTTCGCGCATCGCGCTCGGCCCCTCGACCGTCGGCGAGGCGCTCGGCACCGCCTTTCGCCGGATGCCCGCCCTGTTCGGCGCGCTGATCGTCCTCGTGATCCCCTTCGTGCTGCTCGCCTCGCTGCTGGTGATGGCGACCGGCGCGTCCAACGACGTGACCAAGCTGCCGCCGGCCGCCTCGCTCGGCATTTCGGTGCTGATGCTCGCCTTCCTCTATTTCCTCATCCGGCTGCTGTTCCTGACTCCGCTCGCGGCCGACGGGCGGACGCCGTTCCGGCGGATGCTCCCCGAAGCCTGGGCCCTGTCGCGCGGCCGCTGGGCCCGCCTGTTCGGGCTCATCCTGCTGCTCGCGCTCGTCGGGCTGATCGTATTGTTCGGTCTCGCCGGCGCGCTGTCGGCGGTGATCCTCCTCGTCGCCGGTCCGATCGAGCCGATGAACCTCTCCGCCGTGCTGGTCGCGCTGGTCCAGCAGACGCTGGGTGCGATCGTCTCGATGTTCTTCGCGGTGCTGGTGGCACGACTCTACGTCCAGGCGCGCGACGGGGACCGCCACGTGTCGGTCCCCGACGCCGGTCACCAGTAA